The Listeria cossartiae subsp. cossartiae genome includes the window TGTATTTCGGTGCATAAAAAGTTCTTTCGCAGTGAGACTGATGTTGCCTTGGTTTTTAAATAACGTATGAATCAGCGGGATCCATGTGTCATCTTGATGGAAAAGACTATTGAGCTCATTGGTAATTAAACTTTCTTTCATTCGACGCGCAATTACTTTTAAACTTTCAGAAGCGACCGTTTGCACAACTTCGCGATTGTTAAAATTGAAAATGGTTCGTTCCTCTGCGAATAAACCGCGTAATTGCATATTTAGCGGGTGGAAAAGCCCCATAAAAAAGGTAGATTGAATATAAAAATCACTTTCAAGCGTGCTAGCAACGGCAACCAGTTCTTCTTCTCCAAGCAGCGAGCCAGTAGATTTTTCAATAATGACACCATAATTAGCCGAAAACATAATAAGTTCGGCATCAGGATTAAAGAAACTTAGTAATGCTTTTTGCCATTCTTGCAGCATGCTTTTAGTCGTTGCCGTTTTAATATGAAATTGGGTGATGCGATAAGTATCTTTTTCATTCGTAATCGCCATTTCTTCCTTACCAAATAACAAGTCGAACCAAAATTGAGTTGATTCTTTGGTAAAAGTTGGTAATGGTTCTGGAAATAAAGTATGTAATAATGTAGCTTCTTGTTCGGAAAGATCATTTTTAGGAATAGTAAAATAATGCGGTTCTTCAAAAAAAGAAACCGTATCCGGACTTGCTTTTATTGGATTTTTTGAAACGACTATATTGGGATATCTATTTTTTAATATTTTAATATGCACAGTGGATAGCACCCCTTCTCTATTCTTTATTTTTACAAAAGAAAGATAGGAAGTCAAATTATTGCCCGGGAAATAAAAAGGTTGCGCAGTCAACTAAATTGTTGCTATAATATAATGGTTGACGCCGCAACTAATTATGTGGCGGATTTTTTTATGAGGAGTCGGATAAATGGCAGAGAGACAGGAAAGTTTAGCGAAAGCCATCGCAATTATTCATCGTTCGGAAAGTACGTTTAAAAATAAAAAATTACTAGAAACTGGTCTTAATATAGGTCAATTACGTTATTTATGGACGCTTTATAAAGAAGATGGTATTTCCCAAGAATCGATGGCGAAACGGTTTATGGTTGATAAGGCGAGCGTGACGCGGCATATTAAGCGTCTGGAGGAACTCGAGATGATTCGCCGCGAAATCGATACGAAAGATAGACGTATTCAGCGGATTTTTGTGACAGAAACTGGTTTTAAGATGCGTGAATTAATTGAAGAAGTGACGGAAGAATGGTCCGCGCTTTTGACAGCCGGTTTTAGCGAAAAAGAAAAAGACGATTTAATGCATTTGATAGGACGGTTGTCTGATAATGCGATTATAGCAGTTGAAGGAGGAGAAACTGAATGAAAGAACAGAGTAAACGATTAGGTGAAGATAGCATTCCATCACTTATGGCGCGATTGTCGATTCCGGCATTTATCGGTATGTTTGTTATGGGGATGTATAATATTGTTGATACGATTTTCGTGTCGTATGGCGTTGGGCCATCAGGGGTTGCGGCACTTTCGATTGCCTTCCCGGTCCAAATGATACTAATGGCGATGGCCGCGATGTTTGGGATTGGGGGCGCGTCGATTATTTCCCGCTCGCTCGGTGCTGGCGAACAAAAACATGCCGATAAAGTTTTCCACCAAGTTATTTGGTTAGTACTTATTTCAAGTATTTTTATCGCGATTGTTACCTTTATTTTCTTAGATCCGCTTATTACACTTTTCGGGGCGCCGGCGGATATTCATGATATTGCCAGTGATTTCTTATCGCTTATTTTACTCGGCGCTGTGTTCCAAACCTTTGCGATGGCGATGAATAATATCGTTCGCTCGGAAGGTAATGCAAAAACAGCGATGTTAACTATGATTATTTCTGCCATTTTAAATATGATTTTAAATCCGATTTTCATTATGGGATTTGGTATGGGTGTCCGCGGTTCTGCGCTTGCGACCGTTATTGCACAAGCAGTTGGCGCGATTTGGCTCTTGATTTACTTTTTATCAGGCAAAAGTACTTTATCTTTAAAAGGATTCTCATTCCGAATGGATTTCCCGCTGATTCGCCGGATTATGGCAATCGGGTTCCCGTCATTCATTATGATGTCCGCCGGGAGTATCGTAACGGTTGCGGTAAACTGGATGCTTAATATTTACGGCGGAACGATGGCGATTGCAGTGTACGGGATTGCGAACCGAATTGCGTCGTTCGTCATCATGCCAATCAACGGTGTCACACAAGGAATGCAGCCAATCGTAGGCTTTAACTACGGTTCCAGACAATTCGAGCGTGTTATGAAAGCTGTCAAAGTGTCGATGATTGCTGCGACCGTGATGTCACTAATTGCTTGGGGATTAGTAGAAATTTTCCCAGGAATGCTCGTACGGATTTTCTCGAACGACCCAGAACTGATTGCCCAAGGAACAAATGCTGTGCGATTCATGCTACTAGCTGCTCCAACAATTGGCTTCCAAATTGTCTGCGGAGGACTATATCAAGCACTTGGTCGAGCAAGAATTTCATTTATCATCTCCCTAATGCGCCAAATCATCTGTTTAGTACCACTTTTACTGATTTTGCCGCAGTTCTTCGGTTTAGACGGTATTTGGTACGCGTTCCCGCTAGCAGATTTAGGCGCGTTCACCGTTTGTCTTGTGATTATGAGCAAAACATGGCGCCGAATTTTTAAAAACCCCGAGATAGTTTAAGCTAAAACGAATTGGGTATTTTCTAACTAGTGTCTCAAAAACAAAGGAGCGATTTGTATGGCAAAAATGTACCCGTATTTGGCTTTTGAAAATGCAAAAGAGGCTTTAGGATATTATGAAGAAGTGTTCGGAGCAACGAATATCACGAGGTTGCCAGTAACCGAAGAACAAAGCGAAATGTTCGGTCTGGCAAAAGAAAATCTCGAAAACACCACAGTTCATGGCGGATTTACAGTGCTTGGCGCGAACTTGTTTTGTTCCGACTCATTCGGAAAAGAAGTGAAGCCATCCAACCAAATCTCTATTATGCTCGATTCTAACAGCGAAGATCCCGCGGCAGTAGCTGATGCCGATGCTTTCTTTGAAAAAGTGAGCTCGTCGGGAAGAGTCAACGTAACGCTGCCTTTCGAAGAGCAATTCTGGGGCGGTAAAATGGGCCAATTCGTCGATGAATACGGCATTTCTTGGATGATTCATACGCAACCTTATTCTAAATTATAACAAGCAAGTGGACCAAGATTTTAACTATCTTGGTCCACTTTTTTAGTTGGATTTAATTTTGTCATTAAGTAATGTTCACCAATACCGGGAATAACGAACGATTTTCCGATTTTACGATAGCCATGTTTTTCATAAAAGCCAACAGCGACAATACGCGCATTACACCAAATAAGGTCAGCATCGCGTTTCCAAATTTCCGCTTCCCCATCCGCGAGTAGCGCCGTACCTAAACCCTTCAACCGCATCCGCCGTTCAGTCGCCACCCCGCGAATACGGTACTGCGTAGGATTCGGAATAATCGCCGAATTTTCCGGATAAAAACTCGCAATCCCGAGCAAAACATCATTTTCAAAAGCGCCTAGATGAAACGTATCCTCCAAATCATCATGCAGATAAATCGCATTACTTTCAGGTTGTTCTGGGCGAAGAACCCGGTGTCTAATATCTTGCGTATCTTTTGCCTTGATTTGCTTGATTTCCACGGCACTCACCTCCACATTATTTCTTTCTATTATAACCAATCTTACTAAAATATCTATTCAAAAGTTAATTTTGTTTCATAGGAATAACCGCGAACCAGCTCTTGATCAATCCAAGCAACCGTTTCTTGTAAAAGGTAATCTGCATTTTCAGCCGGCATTTGCCAATTTTGCGGAGTGATAAATGCCTGCCGCTCACTTGATGCTAAATAACGTTCACCGGGTGCGCCAATCGAATGGTCCAACTCAACAAAAAGATAAGCCTGTCCGTCCAAAAGAAAATAACCGGGAAACTGCAAATAACTTTTCGAAAGCCCCAGTCGGCTCAAGATTTTCTGAACTTCTTGATGAAAAGCCGGGTCGTTTAAAATATCCGCATGAACAGGAGTGAGAAGTGACTCTGTAAGCAAAAGCCGGGCAGATGTTAGCTGCTCTGTCTTTCCAGGTTCCTGTTTTAACAAACCTTGATAACGGTCAATAAGCCATTTTTTACGAGCAATACGAGCTTCTTCATCGATTAATTTTTGTTGGTATTTAATAAGTAAATCGGGCAAACTTTCCGATGTGTTTTTGTCGAGATATTGTTTGAGTTCTTGCAAGGAAAACCCCATATATTGCAATGCTTGAATAAGATTGAGTTGTTCTTCTTGAGCCGTTTTATAGTAGCGATATCCAGAAGTAGGATCGGTAAAAGCGGGGACCAAAAGCCCAATTTTGTCATAATAGCGCAGTCGTTGGATGGAGAGCTGGCTTTTCTTGGCCATTTCCCCGATGGAAAAAAGCGGTTCCACATGTATCACCCTTTCGTCTTGACTCTATAGTTACTATACACTTTATCATAAAGGTAATTCAAAGCGAGAGGTGAAAAAAATGAAAATTATTGTGGAAAAAGACTACGAAAATATGAGTAAAACAACGATGCAACTGCTTTTAGGGAAAATGTATCAAGATAAGTCCGTACATTTGGCAATCACAGCGGGTTCGACACCGAAGCGAATGTACGAACTATTAGTGGAAGAAATGAAAGAAAAAGCGCCACTGACAAATGTGAACTATTATAATTTTGACGAAATCCCAATTGGCGACGAAAAATACGGCGTAACGATTGCCAATTTAAAAGCGATGTATTTTGATCCAGCGGGAATTCCAGAAGAGCAAATTCATATGCTAGACACAAAAAACTATACAGAACACGAAGCCCATTTGAAAGAAGTTGGCGGCTTGGACGCGATTTTAATTGGGATTGGCGAAGATGGTCATTTTTGCGGAAATCTCCCCGGTGTAACCAAATTCGGCGATGAAACCCGACTTGTTTCCGTTCAATCACGCCCAGACATGTTCGACATTTTGCTCGGAGAAGTTGGCGGCGATGCAGAAAAAGTCCCAGAATATTACGTAACAATGGGACCAAAAAGCGTCATGCACGCAAAAGAAGTCATCCTATTTGCAAACGGCAAGAAAAAAGCAGCGATTATCAAAAAAGCGCTGCAAGGCCCAGTGACAGAAGACATCCCAAGCTCGATTTTCCAGTTACACCCTAATTTTACGGTCGTGCTAGATGAGGAAGCGGCGAGTGAATTAAATCGTTAAAAATAGGCCAGCACTGTTGCTGGCTTTTTTTGTGGGACGGGAGCGGGAAATGTTTGTGATTTAAAGTGCAAAGTTGCTAGTTTTTGTGATAAAATGGCTTCAT containing:
- a CDS encoding PucR family transcriptional regulator encodes the protein MHIKILKNRYPNIVVSKNPIKASPDTVSFFEEPHYFTIPKNDLSEQEATLLHTLFPEPLPTFTKESTQFWFDLLFGKEEMAITNEKDTYRITQFHIKTATTKSMLQEWQKALLSFFNPDAELIMFSANYGVIIEKSTGSLLGEEELVAVASTLESDFYIQSTFFMGLFHPLNMQLRGLFAEERTIFNFNNREVVQTVASESLKVIARRMKESLITNELNSLFHQDDTWIPLIHTLFKNQGNISLTAKELFMHRNTIQYRLDKFHEQTNLSLRKMDGLLLAYLATLQSHTKNTNHQ
- a CDS encoding MarR family winged helix-turn-helix transcriptional regulator, with amino-acid sequence MAERQESLAKAIAIIHRSESTFKNKKLLETGLNIGQLRYLWTLYKEDGISQESMAKRFMVDKASVTRHIKRLEELEMIRREIDTKDRRIQRIFVTETGFKMRELIEEVTEEWSALLTAGFSEKEKDDLMHLIGRLSDNAIIAVEGGETE
- a CDS encoding MATE family efflux transporter, whose translation is MKEQSKRLGEDSIPSLMARLSIPAFIGMFVMGMYNIVDTIFVSYGVGPSGVAALSIAFPVQMILMAMAAMFGIGGASIISRSLGAGEQKHADKVFHQVIWLVLISSIFIAIVTFIFLDPLITLFGAPADIHDIASDFLSLILLGAVFQTFAMAMNNIVRSEGNAKTAMLTMIISAILNMILNPIFIMGFGMGVRGSALATVIAQAVGAIWLLIYFLSGKSTLSLKGFSFRMDFPLIRRIMAIGFPSFIMMSAGSIVTVAVNWMLNIYGGTMAIAVYGIANRIASFVIMPINGVTQGMQPIVGFNYGSRQFERVMKAVKVSMIAATVMSLIAWGLVEIFPGMLVRIFSNDPELIAQGTNAVRFMLLAAPTIGFQIVCGGLYQALGRARISFIISLMRQIICLVPLLLILPQFFGLDGIWYAFPLADLGAFTVCLVIMSKTWRRIFKNPEIV
- a CDS encoding VOC family protein — protein: MAKMYPYLAFENAKEALGYYEEVFGATNITRLPVTEEQSEMFGLAKENLENTTVHGGFTVLGANLFCSDSFGKEVKPSNQISIMLDSNSEDPAAVADADAFFEKVSSSGRVNVTLPFEEQFWGGKMGQFVDEYGISWMIHTQPYSKL
- a CDS encoding GNAT family N-acetyltransferase codes for the protein MEIKQIKAKDTQDIRHRVLRPEQPESNAIYLHDDLEDTFHLGAFENDVLLGIASFYPENSAIIPNPTQYRIRGVATERRMRLKGLGTALLADGEAEIWKRDADLIWCNARIVAVGFYEKHGYRKIGKSFVIPGIGEHYLMTKLNPTKKVDQDS
- a CDS encoding MerR family transcriptional regulator → MEPLFSIGEMAKKSQLSIQRLRYYDKIGLLVPAFTDPTSGYRYYKTAQEEQLNLIQALQYMGFSLQELKQYLDKNTSESLPDLLIKYQQKLIDEEARIARKKWLIDRYQGLLKQEPGKTEQLTSARLLLTESLLTPVHADILNDPAFHQEVQKILSRLGLSKSYLQFPGYFLLDGQAYLFVELDHSIGAPGERYLASSERQAFITPQNWQMPAENADYLLQETVAWIDQELVRGYSYETKLTFE
- a CDS encoding glucosamine-6-phosphate deaminase — encoded protein: MKIIVEKDYENMSKTTMQLLLGKMYQDKSVHLAITAGSTPKRMYELLVEEMKEKAPLTNVNYYNFDEIPIGDEKYGVTIANLKAMYFDPAGIPEEQIHMLDTKNYTEHEAHLKEVGGLDAILIGIGEDGHFCGNLPGVTKFGDETRLVSVQSRPDMFDILLGEVGGDAEKVPEYYVTMGPKSVMHAKEVILFANGKKKAAIIKKALQGPVTEDIPSSIFQLHPNFTVVLDEEAASELNR